In one Bacteroidales bacterium genomic region, the following are encoded:
- a CDS encoding SBBP repeat-containing protein: MMTKTNIKFLLLALFGLSSIVNAQNFQWAIKMGGTGFDMASGIAVDNSGNIYTTGQFQETVDFDPGSGTYDLISAGEYDIFISKFNSSGELLWAKQIGGVNWDVGHGIAVSSNGNIYVTGHIEGTADFDPGPGVFNLTPSGSSDAFIVKLDNNGNLIWVKQIGGTDSDFGYSISVDLNENVYTTGIFKGTVDFDPGTGTYNLSSAGSNDIFVSKLDAFGNFVWAKSMGGSDIDYSNSITIDISGNVYITGRYKGTSDFDPDNQNTLNLSAVGEYDIFVMKLNSSGDLLWAKQMGGPNTESGNSIAVDSYGNVYTTGYFKGTVDFDTGPGVFNLTSAGYEDIYISKLDISGNLVWVKQFGSSYYDVGNSISVDNSGNVYNTGYFDLTVDFDPGTSNFNLTSVGSTDMFISKLEASGDFISAKQIGGQNNEIANSIFVDNNGNIYTTGCFEGSVDFDPGPENFYLSAYSGNCDIFVIKLNQNTSNIKNILESYSIRVYPNPTNELLCISFGKELSKVRLIVRNTLGIQFYDNEYINTSNITLNIDYPSDIYILEIVTDNNKNVLKLIKE, translated from the coding sequence ATGATGACAAAAACTAATATTAAATTTTTACTGCTTGCTTTATTTGGTTTGAGCAGTATAGTAAATGCTCAAAACTTTCAATGGGCAATAAAAATGGGAGGTACAGGATTTGATATGGCATCTGGCATCGCTGTTGACAATAGCGGAAATATTTATACTACAGGTCAATTTCAAGAAACAGTCGATTTTGATCCTGGATCTGGCACATATGATTTAATTTCAGCAGGAGAATATGATATTTTTATTTCAAAATTTAATTCTTCAGGAGAATTATTATGGGCAAAACAGATAGGTGGTGTAAATTGGGATGTTGGTCATGGCATTGCTGTTAGCAGCAACGGAAACATTTATGTTACTGGGCATATCGAAGGTACTGCTGATTTTGATCCAGGTCCAGGTGTCTTTAATTTAACTCCTTCTGGATCTTCCGATGCATTTATTGTTAAATTAGATAACAATGGCAACTTAATATGGGTCAAACAAATAGGAGGTACCGACTCCGATTTTGGCTATTCCATATCAGTGGACTTAAACGAAAATGTATATACTACTGGTATATTTAAAGGAACAGTTGACTTTGACCCAGGAACAGGCACTTATAACTTATCTTCTGCTGGGTCTAATGATATTTTTGTCTCTAAATTGGATGCTTTTGGAAATTTTGTCTGGGCAAAAAGCATGGGAGGTTCAGATATTGACTATAGTAACTCTATTACAATAGATATTAGTGGAAATGTATATATCACAGGTAGATATAAGGGAACATCAGATTTTGATCCAGATAACCAAAATACTTTAAATCTATCAGCTGTTGGTGAATATGATATTTTTGTAATGAAATTAAATTCTTCGGGAGATTTATTATGGGCAAAGCAAATGGGAGGTCCAAATACTGAAAGTGGAAATTCTATTGCAGTAGACTCTTACGGAAATGTTTATACTACTGGATATTTCAAAGGGACTGTTGATTTTGATACTGGACCAGGGGTCTTTAATCTAACTTCTGCTGGATATGAGGATATTTATATTTCTAAACTTGATATTTCAGGAAATCTTGTTTGGGTAAAACAATTTGGAAGCTCATATTATGATGTAGGGAATTCTATTTCGGTTGATAACAGTGGAAATGTATACAATACAGGTTATTTCGATTTAACTGTTGATTTTGACCCAGGAACAAGTAATTTTAATTTAACTTCTGTAGGGTCTACTGATATGTTCATCTCTAAGTTAGAAGCTTCTGGTGATTTTATATCGGCAAAACAAATAGGAGGACAAAATAATGAAATTGCTAATTCTATCTTTGTTGACAACAATGGAAATATTTATACAACAGGATGTTTCGAAGGCTCTGTTGATTTTGACCCCGGACCAGAAAATTTTTATTTATCTGCATATAGTGGTAATTGTGATATTTTTGTTATTAAACTTAACCAGAATACAAGTAATATAAAAAATATATTGGAAAGCTATTCAATAAGAGTTTATCCAAACCCTACCAATGAACTGTTATGCATAAGTTTTGGAAAAGAGTTAAGCAAAGTTAGGTTGATTGTTCGTAATACA